From the genome of Rathayibacter sp. VKM Ac-2804:
CCGATCCGCGGCTGACGATCGAGAGCTTCGAGAAGACCGTCCTCGAGCGCCTCGCGGTCCGAGGGGTGGGCACGCGGCGCGTCTACCTGATCGAGTCGCGGGGGACTCCGCCGGACCTCGTCGCCGCGCACGGCTCCCGGGCGACGCCCTACGCCGACTTCGTCACTCCCGCGGGTCTGCGCGGACTCGCCGGGACCGTCGACGGCGTCAGCGTCGACAAGAGCATGCTTTTCTCCCGGGACGGCGCGGGGCGGGCCACCGGGACGAACGCGCTGGTCGCCGAGGCGCACGCCGTCGGCCTGCAGGTGTACACCTGGACGCTGCGCGCCGAGAACCGCTTCCTCGAGAAGGTGCACCGGATCGGCAAGGAGCCGGAGGCCTACGGCGCCTGGCAGGACGAGTTCCGCGCGATCCTGCGCACCGGCATCGACGGCGTCTTCGCGGACCAGCCGGATCTGGCGATCGAGGCGCGCGCGGCCGAGGACGAGGCGAGGGGCCGCGCCGGCTGACCCGCCGTCCCGCGCTCCGGCGCGTGCGGAGGGAACGGGGAGCCTCCGCTGGCATCATCGGGCCCACGCGTCCCGAGTCCGGGCCGCGCCCGACCCGCCCCACCCGCAGCCCGACCCTGACCCGCCGAGAGGAGTCCGACCGTGAAGACCCGCGCCCGCATCACCCGCCGCTGGATCGTGTTCGCCGTGCTCGCCGCTCTCGGCGTGGCGGCCGTCTACTGGCTCGCCGTGCTGACCCCGCAGGGCCAGGCGGCCGAGAACTCCGGCCTCCGCGGCGCCGACCTCGTCTTCGGCCGTGCCACGGGCACGGCGGCGGGGGCGCTCGCGGACGTCACGCCGGTGTCGATGATCGGCGGTGCGCTGCTGGTCGCGGCGATCGCGCTGATCCGCCGGCGCCCCGCGCTGGCACTCGCCTCCGTCGGCTCGATCGTCGTCACGGCGGGGCTGACTCAGCTGCTCAAGAACGTCGTGCTCGAGCGGCCGCTGCTGGTGGAGACCGACTCCTGGTACACCGGCGGCAGCTTCCCGAGCGGGCACACCGCGGCGGCGGTGTCCGTGGTCTTCGCGCTGGCGATGGTCGTCCCGGGGCCCGGGCGCACGGTCGTGCTCGTGGTCGGCGGCGCCGTGGTGGTGCTGGTCGGCAATCTGACGATGGCGGCCTCCTGGCACCGCGCGAGCGACGTGCTGGGCGCCGATCTGGTCGGCCTGGCCTCCGCCTCGCTCGCCTGCGCCTGGCTGTCGACGCGGGCGCAGGTGGGCCGGGCGCCGCGGAAGCCGCCGCGCCGGGCGGTGCTGCGGGTCCTGCTCGTCTGCTCGGTCGTGCTCGTGCTGACCCTCGGGGCGCTCGCCGTGCAGGGCATCCAGTACTACCCGGACGACACGAAGGATCTCACCGCGTTCGTGCTGCTGCAGGTGCTCGCGGCGGCGACCTCCACGGTCGCGGTGGTCGGCTTCGCGCTGGCCTGGCGCGGCCTGGACATCGGCGGGACGCTCACCGCGCCCGTGCGGCGCCAGCGCGCCGCCTGACCGGGCGCCGGCCGAGCGGGGCGGCGTCCCGCGGCGGGGTGTCGGAGGGGCGATCTACACTCGGAGGGACATGAGCCTCCTCTTCGATCCGAGCGATTCCCGCGCCACCCCGGTCATCGTCGGCGCGCCCGGCGGGCCCTCCGGCGACTCCGCGCGCACCGACCCCGAGCACGAGCGGCTGGTGGCAGGTCTGAACCCGCAGCAGCGCGAGGCGGTCGAGTACCGCGGCGACGCGCTGCTCATCGTCGCGGGCGCCGGCTCGGGCAAGACCAGCGTGCTCACGCGGCGCATCGCCAGCCTGCTCGGCAGCGGCGAGGCCTGGCCGAGTCAGATCCTCGCGATCACCTTCACCAACAAGGCCGCCGCCGAGATGCGCGAGCGCGTCGAGAAGATCGTCGGCCAGGCCGCCGAGGGGATGTGGATCTCGACGTTCCACTCCGCCTGCGTGCGGATCCTGCGCCGCGAGGCCGAGAACTTCGGCATGACCTCGTCGTTCACCATCTACGACTCGGGCGATCAGCGCGCCCTGCTCAAGCGGATCGTGAAGGACCTCGAGGCGGACTCGCTCGGCATCACGGTCGCGAGCGCCTCGTCCAAGATCTCCAAGCTCAAGAACGAGCTCGCCGACGTCGACTCCTACGCGCGGACCGCGAACATGAGCGACCCGAACGAGGAGATGTTCCTCCAGGTCTTCCGCGCCTACTCGCGCGCCCTCGAGAGCGCGAACGCCTTCGACTTCGACGACCTGATCGCGCAGACGGTCTACCTCTTCCGGGCGTTCCCGCACGTCGCCGCGAAGTACCAGCGCCGCTTCCGGCACGTGATGGTCGACGAGTACCAGGACACGAACCACGCGCAGTACTCACTGATCCACGAGCTGACCCGGGCCGTGCCGCCCGCGACGATCGCCGCTGCCGCCTTCGACCGCCCCTACCGCGGCCCGGTGACGGCCGACGGCTCGATCCCCGGGGCCTCGCTCACCGTCGTGGGCGACTCGGACCAGTCGATCTACGCGTTCCGCGGGGCGGACATCCGCAACATCGTCGAGTTCGAGCGCGACTTCCCGGGCTGCCGGGTGATCCTGCTCGAGCAGAACTACCGCTCGACGCAGAACATCCTCTCGGCCGCGAACGCCGTCATCTCGAACAACTTCGACCGCCGCGCGAAGAACCTCTGGTCGGCCAGCGGCGAGGGCGAGAAGATCATCGGCTACACGGGGTACTCCGGCCACGACGAGGCGCAGTTCGTCGTCGACGAGATCGCCCGGATCCACGCGGCCGGCACCGGCTACGACGAGATCGCCGTGTTCTACCGCACCAACGCGCAGACCCGCGCGCTGGAGGAGATCTTCATCCGCTCGGCGCTGCCCTATCGGATCCTCGGCGGCACCAAGTTCTACGAGCGCGCCGAGATCAAGGACGCGCTCGCGTACCTGATCACCGTCGCGAATCCGGCGGACGTGCTGGCGCTGCGCCGGATCATGAACACGCCCAAGCGCGGCATCGGCCCGGCGACGGAGGCGCAGCTGCAGTCCTTCGCCGACACCAACGCGGTGACCCTGCGCGAGGCGATGCGCAATGCCGGGTCGCTCGGCATGGGGCCGAAGGTGACGAAGGCCATCGTCGACCTCGCGATGCTGCTCGACGAGTGCGCCCTGATGCTCGATCCGGCGCGGCCCGAGGGCGAGGCGAAGGTGCACGAGGTGCTCACGGCGCTGCTGACCCGCAGCGGCTACATCGACATGCTCCGCGCCAGCCGCGACCCGCAGGACGAGGCGCGCGCCGAGAACGTCGACGAGCTCATCGCCGTGACGAAGGAGTTCGCCCGCAACAACCCCGACGGCGGTCTCGTCGACTTCCTGACCGAGGTGTCGCTCGTCGCCGCGGCGGACGACCTGGACGACGACTCCGGGACCGTGTCGCTGATGACCCTGCACACCGCGAAGGGCCTCGAGTACGACGCGGTGTTCCTCACCGGCATCGAGGAGGACCTGCTCCCGCACCGCATCTCGGCGAACGAGCCGGGCGGCCCCGCGGAGGAGCGGCGGCTGTTCTACGTGGGGATCACCCGTGCGCGGAAGCGGCTCTACCTCTCGCTCGCGATGACACGGGCGCAGTACGGCGAGACCTCGGTCGCGATGCCCAGCCGGTTCCTCCAGGAGATCCCGGCCGAGCTGATCGAGTGGCGCCAGTCGCCGGGGGCCGCGACCTCGCGCGGCGGCACCCAGCCGCGGGCGCTCAACGCGCAGCGGCCCGGCTTCGGCCGCTCGAAGTCGAACACCGAGTTCCGCCAGGCGCTCGCCGCGGCGCCGAAGGCCAAGGGCGAGTTCCCCAACCGGATCACCGGGATGGTGCGCGACAACGGCGACCTCGAGCTGATCGCGGGGGACCGCATCCGGCACACCGACTTCGGCGAGGGCCGCGTCAACGCGGTCACCGGCGAGGGCAGCAAGCGGGTCGCGCACGTGCTCTTCGACCAGGTCGGCGCCAAGAAGCTGCTGATCAAGGTCGCGCCGATCGAGAAGCTCTGAGCCCGTCGGGCGGTGCGGGGGCCGACGCCGTGACCGGGCGCGGTCCGCTCGCGGCGCGGGTGGCGACCGAGGCGTTCGCGCCGCCGGTCCTGGCGATGGTCGTGCCGCTGATCGTGGGCGCGCGGGTCGCGGATCCGCCGCTGCTCGGGGTGGCCTGGGGCGCGCTGGCGGCGCTGTTCGTGGGGGTGCTGCCGTATCTCGTCGTGCGGCTGCTGATGCGCGCGGGGCGGATCCGCGGGGATCACCACGTGCCTGATCGGCGGGAGCGCGCGCTGCCGATCGGCCTCGCGCTGGTCTCGATCGTGGTCGGGCTCGTGCTGCTCGCGGCGCTCGGGGCGCCGGCCGCGGTGACGACCTTCGGCGTGGTGACGGTCGCGGTGCTCGTCGTGATCGGGATCGTCAACCTCGGCTGGAAGCTGTCGGGCCACGCGGCCGTCGTCGCGACCTGCGCGGTGGTGGTGCTGATCGCCTACGGCCCGTGGTCCCTGCTGATCACCGTGCCGGTCGCGCTCTGGACCGGCTGGTCGCGGGTGCGCCTCGGCGCCCACACGCCGGCCCAGGTGATCGCGGGAGCCGTGGTCGGTGCCGTGCTCGCCTCGCTCGTCTGGTCCCTCCTGGGCTGAGGGGGCTACTTGTCGCAGGCGACGCCGTCGCCGTCGCGGTCGAGGTCGTACTCGTCAGGGCCGACGACCGTCACCGGGCCCCGGATGTAGACGGGGCCATCGCCGCTGCCGGAGGCGCAGTCGCCGTCGGAGGCGATCGGGACGCACTCGCCGGCGTAGCTGGGGTGGCAGCCTGCGTCGGCCGCCGCGGCCGCCGGTGCCGGAGCCGGGACCATCGTGCCAACCCGGGTGACGTCGTCGACGGCGGGAGTGGTGACCGCCTCCGACAGCTGGGCGCGGGAGACCTCGACGCCGTCGTGCTTGACGACCTCGAAGGTGCGGGTGAGCACGCCGTCGACGCCCGCGACGACGGTGCTCGTGCCCTGCGCGGCGGTCGGGTCGTCCTCGGTGCGCGAGGCGCGGGCGATCGGGGCGGTCTCGGTGACCTGCTCGGTCGTGATGACGACGGTCGGGGTGGGGGTCGGCGTCGGGGTGGGGGTGGGAGACGGCGTGGCCGCGCGAGTCGGCGCGGCGGCGAAGGACGCCGGGCTCTCGGCCCCGGACGCCACGGCCTGCTCCTCGGCCGGTGCCGGCGCGGACGTGGATCCGAACGCCGAGGTGCTCAGGACGAGCACGAGCATCGCCACGGCCCCCGTCATCGCCGAGGCTCGGCGGCGGCGCGGCAGTCCGAGCCAGGTCGGCCGGCGCAGGAGCACGCCGTAGGCGGCCGTGATCAGCACGACGAGGGCGATCATGATCAGCGCCGACCAGGGTCCGCCCGTCAGCCAGGCGACGAGGGCGAGGAAGAGGGTGACCCCGCCGACGATCCACTGCAGCGGAGTGAGGCGGAGCCGGGTGAGCCGCAGCGATCCCCAGTGCAGCGGGCGGCGTCCGGAGGGACTGCGATCGGCGACGCCGGCGGGCGCGCTGTCCTGGACCCTGCGCTCGAATGGCCGGCTCGGGGCGGGCCGCCGGTCGTCGGAGCGGCGGTTCCGCCGGGAGCGTCCAGGCAGATCGGGCGGGAGGTGCGGGTGGCGGGGGCTCATGGCGGTTCTTCCTGGTGGCGCGGCGGGACGCCTCAGCATGCCCCACGCGGCCCCTCCTCCGTGTCCCCCGTAGAGGTCGGCGTCCGAAGGATGCCCGCCCCCGCGAGATGCCACTTGTGCACGCGACACGCCGGGAGAGGCGTGCACAAGTGGCATCTCGCGGGGAAGAGGGGACCCGGGCGGGGTCAGGAGTACTGGGCGACGAGCTCGCGCTTCAGGATCTTGCCACTCGGGCCCAGGGGGAGAGTGTCGACGAGCTCGATGCGGCGGGGGTACTTGAAGGCGGCGAGGTGCTCGTTCGCGTAGGCGATCAGCTCCTCCGCGGTCGCCGTCGCCGAGGGCAGCAGGACCACGGCGGCCATGATCTCCTGGCCGTGCTTCTCGTCCGGCACGCCGAAGACGGCGGCATTGGCCACGTCCGAGTGCCCGATCAGCACCTCCTCCACCTCGCGCGGGTACACGTTGTAGCCGTTGCGGATGATCATGTCCTTGGTCCGGTCGAGGATGCGGATGTAGTCCTCGTCGTCCTTCGTACCGAGGTCGCCGGTGCGGAACCAGCCGTCGACGACCGCCGCGGCCGACGCCTCGGGATTGCCGAGGTAGCCCTTCATCAGGTTGTGGCCGCGGACCACGATCTCGCCCAGCTCGCCGCGCGGGAGCAGCTCGATCCGGTCGGTCACCTCGGCCCGGGCGACCTCGACGTCCACGCCCCAGATCGGCGTGCCGACGGTGCCGGCACGCGGCGGGACGCCGACGTGGTTGAAGGTGGCGACGGGCGAGGTCTCGGTCAGGCCGTAGCCCTCGTAGATCTCGACGCCGAACACCTCGCGGAAGCGCTCGATCACGGCGACGGGCAGGGCCGCTCCGCCGGAGACCGCGTAGCGCAGCGGCGGGCGGTCCTCGCGGCGGGTCGCGGCGTCGAGCAGCGCGACGTACATCGTCGGGACGCCCTCGAACACGGTGCAGCCGTGCGCGATCATCGCCTCGAGCGCCGCGTCGCCGTCGAATCTGGGCACGAGCACGACGGTCGCCGCGGTGCGGAACGCCGTATTCATCGCGCAGACCTGGCCGAAGGTGTGGAAGAGCGGCAGCGCGCCGAGCACGACGTCGCCCTGGTGCAGGTCGAAGGTGTTCATCAGGAGCACGTCGGACTGCGAGACGATCGCGAAGTGCGTGCCCTCAGCCCCCTTCGGCCGGCCGGTGGTGCCGCTGGTGTAGAGGATCGTCGCGGTGTCGAACGGCGAGCGCGGCACGTAGGTGTCGATCGGCGTCCCGTCGGCGGCGAGGTCCTCGAGGCGGGGGAAGGGGCTCTCGGTGCCGTCGGGCACCAGCACGCTCAGCACGGGGACGTCGGCCAGGGCTGCTCCGGCGGCGCCCTCGGCCAGCAGCGGGGCGGCGCAGATCAGGGCGGTCGCTCCCGAGTCGCGGAGGACGTAGGCGATCTCGTCGTGCTTCAGAAGCGCGTGCACCGGCACGACGACGGCGCCGAGGGCGAGGACGGCGAAGTAGCCGCGCGGGAAGTCGGGGACGTTGGGGATCAGCAGGGCCACCCGGTCGCCGGGGCCGACGCCCTGTGCGCGGAGGGCGCCGGCGTAGGCGCGGGTCTGGTCCCAGAGGGTCCGGTAGTCGATGGCCTGCGGGCCGACCCGGACCGCGATCGTCGTCGGCGTGCGGCGGGCCGCCTCCGCCAGGATCGCCGCGACCGAGACGGTGCCGAACCCGGCCGTGGGCGGGGGTGCGGCGGGTGCCTCGGTCGTGCGCGGTTCGGTGATGCTCATCGGGGCTCCAGTCGTCGTTGACCGCCACGGCGCTGTGCCGGGTGCTTCACGGTAGAGCCGCGGACGGCGCCGTTCAAGGGCGCCGCACCGGATGCTCAGCGAGCGCGCTCGGGATGCCGCAGAACGACGAGCGGACCCGGCACCGTCAGCGCGAGGCTGTGACTGACCGAGCCGAGCAGCAGGCGCAGGAACGCGCCGCGCCCGTGACTGCCGAGGACGAGCAGCCGGGACGAGGCCGCGAGCGCGGTCAGCCGCTCGACCGGGTTCCCGCGGACGAGCGAGCGGCGCACCTCGAGGTCGGGATGGGAGTCGCCGAGGCCGACGAGCGACTCGGCGAGCAGGAGGTCCTCGTCCTCCTCGATCGCATCGATGACCCGGCGCTCGACGGGGGTGGAGTCGCTCCAGGTGCCGGGGAGCTGCCAGGCGTGCAGGGCGAGCAGCGGCTCGTGGCGGCGGTCGGCCTCGTCGGCGGCGAAGCGGATCGCCGTGAGCGAGACCTCGGAGCCGTCCACCCCGACCGCGACTCCGGACCGGATCGGCTCGTCACCGTCGGGTTCGGGGATCAGCGCGACGGCGGAGCGGGAGGCCGCGGCGACCCGCACGGCCACCGGGGCGCTCCGTGCGACGGCGCGGCGGCTCAGCGGGTGGGCGCCGAGGACGAGCAGGGCGCCGGGCGGTGCCGCCTCGGCCAGCACGGGCACGAGGTCGCCCTGGAGTGGGCGCGCTCGCACGGGGACGTCCGGGAAGTCCGACGCCGCGAGCGAGCGGGCCCGGTCGAGGGCGTCGTCCGCGAGCACGCGCTGACCGGCATCGGCTCCGCGGAGCCGGGCCCGGGGCGGCTCGACCACGGCGACGAGCTCGACGGGCAGCCGGTGCGCCCGCGCGAACTCGAGCGCCCAGCGCAGGGCGGCCCCGCTCGGGCCCGCTCCGCCGACTCCGACCACGACCGCGTCCATGAACGCCTCCTCTTCGAGTGTCCAGCAGGCCCCATCATCCTCCCCGGAGGGCGAGAAGGGGAGTGGCTGCGGTGCCGCGCCGGCGCCCGTACAGTCGGACCGGCCGCGGTGTCGATCGGACGGACCCGGCGGTGACTCGGCGACGACGGAGGAGGCGGTCATGCGCGGCGAGGCGACGCTCTACACCGAGACGATCGCGACGGCGCCCTTCGCGCTCGCCGTGATCGCCGAGGCGACCGGCTCGCGGGTGGTCGGCGCGCGGACCGCGGACGCGCACGTCCCGCTCTACAGCGGGCCCACCAGCGCCCGGGTCTCCGTCGCGGGGTTCGGCGACAGCGTGCCGATCGCGGTCGACGTCCGCGACGAGCGCGGGCAGGACGAGGCGCGGGCGGCGGCGCAGGCGCTCGGGCTCGAGCTGGCGGCCTACGCGGGCTGGACGATCACGCCCGGCTTCTGACGCGGGCGGCCGCTCCGCTATCGGACTCCGCGCGCACCCGGGCCAGGAAGAAGCGGCTCGGCGCCGTGCGCACCGCCGTCGGCAGGGCGCGGTAGACGGCGAAGGTGCGGGAGAGCGCCCGGTCGAACCTCGCCTGCTGCCGGGTGCTCCAGCGGAAGCCGAACGGCGCGCGGAGCTCCGGCGGCAGCAGGCCCGCCGTCATCAGCCGGAGGTAGGGGCCGACCGGGCGCAGCCACCAGACGGCGATCCCGCCGTCGAGCAGGTCGTGGGCGACCCGGCGCGCGGCGGGCGTGACCTCGAGCCGGGTGAGCTCCCGCTCCCAGTAGGCGTCGAACGCCGCGCGCGAGTCGGGCCAGAGCTCCTCGGGCATCTGCAGCGCGGTGCCGACCACGCGCGAGCGGTGCACGATGTCGTCCGCCTCCTCGCGGCCGAGCGGACCGAAGGCGCCCTCGTGGAGCTGCAGCATCGACTGGGTGATCGTCGCGGCGACCCAGCGCTGCAGCTCCGGATCGAACGCGGTGTAGCCCGGGCCGCGGACCGGGGCGTGTGCGCGGTTCACCCGGCGCTGCACGGTGCGGACGTCGTCCTCGGTCCCGAACTGCAGCGCGTAGAGGTAGGAGAGCGTGCCGAACAGCCGGCCGAGCGCGCGGTGCACGAAGTCGGAGTGCTCGGCGACGCCGGCGCCGACCGCGGGGTGCGCGATCTGCAGCAGGATCGCGCGCGCTCCCGCGACGAGGAAGACGCCCTCGCGGAAGACGTCGCGGTCGACGGGGGTGCGCACGGGCATCCGTCCACGGTACGCGGCGCGAGCACTCCTCCCCAGTCCGCGGCACCGGCATCCCTCCACCCACCGCTCCGCGGCACAGGAACGGCTCGCGGGGTCCGGAGTAGAGTTGGCGCGGCCCAGGAAGAGTGCCGACACAGAACCGTGCCGAGACTCCGGACAGCGCGCAGCGGACGAGCGGCGCGGATCCGGACAGCACGGATCGCGACGGCGCCGTGGGCCGACCTCGGACTCGGAACGCAAGCGCGCTCGGCGCGGAATGGGAATGCAGCGTGGATCTCTTCGAATACCAGGCCCGTGATCTGTTCGAGAAGTACGGCGTGCCCGTGCTCCCCGGCATCGTCGCCGACACGCCGGAGGAGGTGCGCGCCGCGGCGGAGAAGCTGGGCGGCGTCACCGTCGTCAAGGCGCAGGTCAAGATCGGCGGCCGCGGCAAGGCGGGCGGCGTGAAGGTCGCGAAGACCGCGGACGACGCGTTCGAGGCGGCGAAGTCGATCCTCGGCCTGGACATCAAGGGCCACGTCGTCAAGCGCGTCATGGTCGCCGGCGGCGCCCGCATCGACCGCGAGTTCTACTTCTCGGTCCTGCTCGACCGGGCCAACCGCTCCTACCTCTCGCTCACCTCCTACGAGGGCGGCATGGAGATCGAGCAGCTCGCCGTCGAGCGGCCCGAGGCCCTCGCCCGCGTCGAGGTCGTCCCCGGCCAGGGCATCGACCAGGCCAAGGCCGAGGAGATCGCCCGCGCGGCGAAGTTCCCGGAGGAGCTGATCGCCAAGGTCGCCCCCGTGCTCGTGAAGCTCTACGACGTCTACACCGGCGAGGACGCGACGCTCGTCGAGGTCAACCCGCTCGTGCTCACCGAGGAGGGCGACATCGTCGCGCTCGACGGCAAGGTCTCGCTCGACGAGAACGCCGGCTTCCGCCACGCCGAGCACGCCGCGCTCGAGGACAAGGACGCGGCCGACCCGCTCGAGGCCAAGGCCAAGGAGAACGACCTCAACTACGTGAAGCTCGACGGCGAGGTCGGCATCATCGGCAACGGCGCGGGCCTGGTCATGTCGACGCTCGACGTCGTCGCCTACGCCGGCGAGAAGCACAACGGCGTCAAGCCGGCCAACTTCCTCGACATCGGCGGCGGAGCCTCCGCCCAGGTGATGGCGAACGGCCTCGACGTGATCCTCGGCGACGAGCAGGTCAAGAGCGTCTTCGTCAACGTCTTCGGCGGCATCACCGCCTGCGACGCGGTCGCCAACGGCATCCTGCAGGCCCTCGAGATCCTCGGCGACTCGGCCACCAAGCCGCTCGTCGTGCGCCTCGACGGCAACAAGGTGGAGGAGGGCCGCGCGATCCTCGAGGCCGCCGCCAACCCGCTCATCACCCTGGCCGCGACGATGGACGAGGGCGCCGACAAGGCCGCCGCACTCGCCGCCGCGTAACGACCCCCTCGACTCAAGGAATCAGAGAACAAGCATGTCGATCTTCCTCAACAAGGACTCCAAGGTCATCGTCCAGGGCATCACCGGCGGCGAGGGCACCAAGCACACCGCGCTGATGCTCAAGGCCGGCACGAACGTCGTCGGCGGCGTCAACGCCCGCAAGGCCGGCACGACCGTCACCCACGGCGACGTCGAGCTCCCCGTCTTCGGCACCGTCAAGGAGGCCATCGAGGCCACCGGCGCCGATGTCTCGATCGCGTTCGTCCCGCCCGCCTTCTCGAAGGACGCCGTCATCGAGGCGATCGACGCCGAGATCGGCCTCCTCGTCGTCATCACCGAGGGCATCCCGGTGCAGGACTCGGCCGAGTTCTGGGCCTACGCGCAGGAGAAGGGCAACAAGACCCGGATCATCGGCCCGAACTGCCCCGGCATCATCACGCCGGGCGAGTCGCTCGTGGGCATCACCCCCGCGACGATCACCGGCAAGGGCCCGATCGGCCTCGTCTCGAAGTCGGGCACCCTGACCTACCAGATGATGTACGAGCTGCGCGATCTGGGCTTCTCGACCGCCATCGGCATCGGCGGCGACCCGATCATCGGCACCACGCACATTGACGCCCTCGCGGCGTTCGAGGCGGACCCGGAGACCAAGGCGATCGTGATGATCGGCGAGATCGGCGGCGACGCCGAGGAGCGCGCGGCCGACTTCATCAAGGCGAACGTCACCAAGCCGGTCGTCGGCTACGTCGCGGGCTTCACCGCTCCCGAGGGCAAGACGATGGGCCACGCCGGCGCCATCGTCTCCGGCTCCGCGGGCACGGCGCAGGCGAAGAAGGAGGCCCTCGAGGCCGCCGGCGTCCGGGTGGGCAAGACGCCCTCCGAGACGGCCGACCTGCTCCGCGAGGTCTACGCGGCGCTGTAGCGCACCCACGTCCCGCGCGCGCCGCGGGACACGATCGGACGGGATCCTCTGCCTTGGCAGGGGGTCCCGTCGGTCGTTCGGGCCCCCGGCGGCGGTAGCGTGCAGGGGTGACCCGCCGCCTCGGACTCGACTTCCTGACCTTCGTCCCCTACCCGGAGGGCCCCGAGCAGCCGGGCGACGCGGCGCGGAGCCTGGAGGACGGCCTCGCGCTGTTCGAGCTCGCGGAGGAGCTCGGCTACGACACGGGCTGGGTGCGCGTGCGGCACTTCGAGCGCTTCCTCGCCTCGCCGATGACCTTCTTCGCGGCCGCCTCGCAGCGCACCAGCCGCCTCCGTCTCGGCACCGCGGTGATCGGCGCGCGCTACGAGTCGCCCGTCCGGCTCGCCGAGGACGCGGCGACCGTCGATCTTCTCTCCGGCGGCCGCCTCGACCTCGGCGTCAGCAGCGGCTTCGCGCACCTCGCCTCGGT
Proteins encoded in this window:
- the sucC gene encoding ADP-forming succinate--CoA ligase subunit beta gives rise to the protein MDLFEYQARDLFEKYGVPVLPGIVADTPEEVRAAAEKLGGVTVVKAQVKIGGRGKAGGVKVAKTADDAFEAAKSILGLDIKGHVVKRVMVAGGARIDREFYFSVLLDRANRSYLSLTSYEGGMEIEQLAVERPEALARVEVVPGQGIDQAKAEEIARAAKFPEELIAKVAPVLVKLYDVYTGEDATLVEVNPLVLTEEGDIVALDGKVSLDENAGFRHAEHAALEDKDAADPLEAKAKENDLNYVKLDGEVGIIGNGAGLVMSTLDVVAYAGEKHNGVKPANFLDIGGGASAQVMANGLDVILGDEQVKSVFVNVFGGITACDAVANGILQALEILGDSATKPLVVRLDGNKVEEGRAILEAAANPLITLAATMDEGADKAAALAAA
- the sucD gene encoding succinate--CoA ligase subunit alpha translates to MSIFLNKDSKVIVQGITGGEGTKHTALMLKAGTNVVGGVNARKAGTTVTHGDVELPVFGTVKEAIEATGADVSIAFVPPAFSKDAVIEAIDAEIGLLVVITEGIPVQDSAEFWAYAQEKGNKTRIIGPNCPGIITPGESLVGITPATITGKGPIGLVSKSGTLTYQMMYELRDLGFSTAIGIGGDPIIGTTHIDALAAFEADPETKAIVMIGEIGGDAEERAADFIKANVTKPVVGYVAGFTAPEGKTMGHAGAIVSGSAGTAQAKKEALEAAGVRVGKTPSETADLLREVYAAL